One segment of Trueperaceae bacterium DNA contains the following:
- a CDS encoding superoxide dismutase, with product MAFELPSLPYSSDALEPHIDARTMEIHHTKHHAAYTTKLNAALEGQTSLSGKGIEDLLRHLQDVPPEIRGAVQNNGGGYANHNLFWTIMSPTGGGLPSGDLGAAIENQLGGFDNFKTTFSEAAANQFGSGWAWLAVGSDGALKVYSTANQDSPLSLGDVPILGLDVWEHAYYLKYQNLRPDYVAAFWNVVDWNAVAQNYNAAT from the coding sequence ATGGCCTTTGAACTTCCAAGCCTTCCATATTCTTCCGATGCACTCGAACCCCATATCGATGCTCGTACTATGGAGATCCACCACACCAAACATCATGCCGCTTACACTACAAAATTGAACGCAGCTCTCGAGGGGCAAACATCGTTATCTGGTAAGGGGATCGAAGATCTGCTTCGTCACCTACAAGACGTTCCTCCTGAAATTAGAGGAGCTGTCCAGAATAATGGTGGAGGTTATGCGAACCATAATTTGTTCTGGACAATAATGAGTCCGACAGGCGGGGGACTACCATCTGGTGATTTAGGTGCAGCCATTGAAAATCAGCTAGGGGGGTTCGATAACTTTAAGACTACCTTTTCTGAAGCCGCGGCTAATCAGTTTGGATCTGGTTGGGCCTGGCTTGCAGTCGGATCTGACGGGGCGCTTAAGGTATATTCAACCGCAAATCAAGATTCCCCACTATCTTTGGGGGACGTTCCTATCCTAGGGCTCGATGTTTGGGAGCATGCCTACTATCTGAAATATCAAAATCTTCGGCCCGATTACGTAGCGGCTTTCTGGAACGTGGTCGATTGGAATGCAGTGGCCCAGAACTACAACGCCGCAACCTGA
- a CDS encoding threonine aldolase has product MIDLRSDTVTVPTLAMRKAMAEAEVGDDVYGEDPTVNQLQEAVAKITGFDEGLLMPSGTMANLSALATHADRGTEVILPEKAHAYENELGGMAAFAGLIPRPIKAPLGVPELEAAEQAIRRSTHHAPPGVILIENTHNAAGGTVVPISVQQKMTALAKREGLPIHLDGARAFNAATALNINIKEVCAGFDSASICLSKGLGAPIGTILLGKSEFISRAHRYRKILGGGMRQSGVVAAAGLIAINQSTELLTHDHKRARYLGERLARINGVDIDLATVQTNMVFVTVPQAQEASNKLRDEGIKVSVMANDCLRFVTHHQVTDDDILTTIEVAQKILGSKT; this is encoded by the coding sequence ATGATTGATTTACGTTCCGATACCGTGACCGTTCCTACGCTAGCTATGCGAAAAGCCATGGCTGAAGCCGAAGTAGGTGACGATGTGTACGGGGAAGACCCTACCGTTAATCAACTGCAAGAAGCCGTCGCGAAGATAACTGGTTTCGACGAAGGGCTGTTAATGCCCAGTGGAACTATGGCTAATCTCTCAGCTCTAGCCACGCATGCTGATCGCGGAACTGAGGTAATTCTCCCAGAGAAAGCCCACGCTTATGAAAACGAACTTGGAGGCATGGCTGCTTTCGCTGGTCTTATACCCCGGCCTATTAAAGCTCCTCTCGGGGTTCCAGAGCTTGAAGCAGCCGAACAAGCCATTCGTCGCAGTACCCACCACGCCCCACCAGGAGTAATTCTAATAGAGAACACTCATAATGCAGCTGGAGGTACAGTTGTTCCAATTTCTGTACAACAAAAGATGACTGCTTTAGCTAAAAGAGAGGGGCTACCAATACATCTAGATGGAGCACGCGCCTTTAATGCAGCTACGGCCTTAAACATCAATATTAAAGAGGTATGCGCTGGTTTTGATTCAGCCTCGATATGTCTTAGCAAGGGACTTGGGGCTCCTATAGGGACAATTTTGCTCGGTAAATCCGAGTTCATTTCTCGTGCCCATAGATATCGCAAGATATTAGGTGGGGGTATGCGTCAAAGTGGTGTCGTGGCAGCAGCGGGACTTATTGCTATCAACCAAAGTACTGAATTGTTAACTCATGACCATAAACGAGCACGCTATCTTGGTGAGAGGCTTGCAAGAATTAATGGTGTAGATATCGATTTGGCTACTGTTCAAACAAACATGGTTTTTGTTACGGTGCCGCAAGCCCAAGAGGCTTCTAACAAACTTCGTGATGAAGGTATAAAAGTTAGCGTCATGGCAAATGATTGCTTGCGGTTTGTTACGCACCATCAGGTCACTGACGATGATATTTTGACGACGATTGAGGTTGCTCAAAAGATATTGGGTAGTAAAACTTAA
- the holA gene encoding DNA polymerase III subunit delta: MVLAFSGDEFLIGREARKVLRAQGYYVSNTNSLVEEITGSKVKDAIFQGSLFGGKAVFLDFDSGFVGQSDTKHRNEVMKVLQAVPDDVLVVIVDSKATVGRKKAFSKLGNHKHLPTPRFDNLHRWVRKELLANHVKFESRVPIVLAELFEQDLGGILGEIEKMLSLDAYVTEELIYSLANQSSPQNTFELIEAIVRGETSRALMICEQLLVQGEEATRIFGVLNWQFEHVAKCVGLFGPGKEITPEMASRELKIQIFAAKKALSIARRLNEDRLLLVLEVLLDGEIGIKSGRDARITLGELGIRMASIFTEA; encoded by the coding sequence GTGGTTCTAGCTTTCAGTGGTGATGAGTTTTTGATCGGCCGCGAAGCCCGCAAAGTCTTGCGGGCTCAAGGCTATTATGTGTCCAATACGAACAGTTTAGTAGAAGAAATCACAGGATCAAAGGTAAAAGACGCTATTTTTCAGGGGAGCTTATTTGGGGGAAAGGCTGTATTTCTTGATTTTGATAGCGGTTTCGTGGGCCAAAGTGACACCAAACACCGAAATGAAGTAATGAAAGTATTGCAGGCAGTACCGGATGACGTATTGGTAGTTATAGTCGACTCAAAAGCGACGGTAGGGCGCAAAAAGGCTTTTTCCAAATTGGGGAACCACAAACACTTACCCACCCCTCGATTCGATAACTTACATCGTTGGGTTCGAAAAGAACTTTTAGCAAACCATGTCAAATTTGAATCAAGAGTACCTATTGTTCTCGCGGAATTATTTGAGCAAGACTTAGGAGGCATTCTCGGCGAAATTGAGAAGATGTTATCTTTGGACGCATACGTAACAGAAGAACTAATTTATTCATTAGCGAACCAGTCTTCCCCCCAGAATACCTTCGAATTGATTGAGGCTATTGTTCGAGGGGAGACCTCTCGAGCCTTGATGATTTGCGAGCAACTGCTCGTTCAAGGCGAGGAAGCAACCCGTATATTCGGCGTTTTGAACTGGCAATTTGAACACGTAGCGAAGTGTGTAGGTTTGTTTGGGCCCGGCAAAGAGATCACCCCAGAGATGGCCTCTCGGGAACTTAAAATTCAAATATTTGCTGCCAAGAAGGCATTATCGATAGCTCGTCGTTTGAACGAGGACCGGCTCCTTCTTGTCCTAGAGGTTCTCTTGGATGGAGAAATTGGGATCAAAAGTGGTCGCGACGCCCGAATTACCCTAGGAGAGCTAGGAATTCGCATGGCTTCTATCTTTACGGAGGCTTAG
- a CDS encoding serine/threonine protein kinase: MLETMRVLSEQGPMRVELARWRDRIVVIKSLRGYNPTLAERLQREAEVVKKLSHPNIVPLLASEKGNLIYKYVPGVSLAELLKDGPLKLNRCVKILDCILSALSYAHQQDVIHCDLKPGNILINGEATVITDFGFAKDLRMAAITADETMLGTPSYMSPEQFRGVRTDPRSDLYAAGAVLYHCVTGFPPYGTPSQAIRFLAGDERVPIDPLDGEAQVLQGVVNRSVTRDATNRYHHADEMREHLNQVYAE, from the coding sequence ATGCTTGAAACAATGCGGGTCCTATCAGAGCAAGGACCGATGCGAGTGGAATTAGCTCGGTGGAGAGATAGGATCGTTGTTATCAAGAGCCTTCGGGGCTATAATCCGACCCTAGCCGAACGGTTGCAACGTGAGGCTGAAGTGGTAAAAAAACTTTCCCATCCAAACATAGTGCCCCTTCTCGCTAGCGAGAAGGGGAATCTCATTTATAAGTACGTCCCTGGTGTGAGTCTAGCCGAATTATTAAAAGATGGGCCGCTTAAACTAAATCGTTGCGTAAAAATTCTCGATTGTATCCTTTCGGCACTGAGTTACGCCCATCAACAAGACGTGATTCACTGTGATTTGAAACCTGGGAACATTCTGATTAACGGCGAGGCGACTGTCATTACGGATTTCGGGTTTGCTAAGGACCTTAGAATGGCGGCAATTACCGCAGATGAGACGATGCTCGGTACGCCGAGCTATATGTCGCCGGAACAGTTTCGCGGTGTCCGTACTGACCCGCGTAGCGATCTGTATGCTGCAGGAGCAGTTCTTTACCATTGCGTGACTGGGTTCCCGCCTTATGGCACCCCTTCGCAAGCGATCCGATTCCTAGCAGGAGATGAACGGGTCCCCATAGATCCTCTCGATGGGGAGGCACAGGTGTTGCAAGGCGTTGTTAATAGGTCTGTAACGCGAGATGCTACCAATCGATATCATCACGCAGACGAAATGCGTGAACACCTCAATCAGGTTTATGCGGAATAA
- a CDS encoding pyridoxal-5'-phosphate-dependent protein subunit beta has product MLSLEMVELASKLIARYVHRTPLERNEGLSRRFGCDVYLKLELFQKTGSFKSRGALNQILAREERELRRGIVGASGGNFAQGAAYAARELGIQAMICMPEDTPENYVEATVNYGAKVNFCPSASEAFEQALRLSNKGWCHVHPFDDQAMIAGNGTVGLEILQDVPDVTDVVVSIGGGGLISGIATAIKATAPAVKVWGVETERADVVFKSLKVGRPVEIEPKSLAKTLGAPHTSTDILDYIKRSVEDVVVVTDEEAYQGVLWFLERTKIVTELAAGATVAAAEQLSSRFPPNAQVVLVVCGGNVSNSDLCNYATIFGP; this is encoded by the coding sequence ATGCTTTCCTTAGAAATGGTCGAGTTAGCCAGCAAGTTGATTGCTCGTTACGTACACCGGACGCCATTAGAGCGAAACGAAGGTTTGAGCCGAAGGTTTGGCTGTGATGTATACCTTAAACTAGAACTGTTTCAAAAAACAGGTTCATTCAAATCACGGGGCGCGTTAAATCAAATCCTTGCACGAGAAGAAAGAGAGCTCAGGCGTGGGATCGTAGGTGCAAGTGGTGGGAATTTCGCGCAGGGAGCAGCTTATGCAGCTCGCGAGCTTGGTATCCAAGCTATGATATGTATGCCTGAGGATACTCCAGAAAATTATGTTGAAGCGACGGTTAATTATGGGGCAAAAGTAAACTTTTGCCCCAGTGCTTCTGAGGCTTTTGAACAAGCCCTGCGGCTTTCAAATAAAGGCTGGTGCCATGTTCACCCATTCGATGATCAAGCCATGATCGCTGGAAATGGGACGGTAGGCCTGGAAATTTTGCAAGACGTTCCCGACGTTACCGATGTTGTCGTGAGCATTGGGGGCGGAGGCTTGATATCCGGTATTGCCACTGCAATCAAGGCAACAGCCCCAGCGGTAAAAGTCTGGGGAGTGGAAACCGAAAGAGCCGATGTCGTTTTTAAATCTCTTAAAGTTGGCCGACCTGTTGAAATCGAACCAAAATCGCTGGCTAAGACTTTAGGGGCACCGCATACCTCTACCGATATCCTCGACTACATCAAGCGTTCGGTAGAAGATGTGGTGGTTGTGACCGATGAAGAGGCTTACCAAGGTGTGTTGTGGTTTTTAGAAAGGACCAAAATCGTTACCGAACTAGCGGCGGGGGCAACGGTGGCTGCCGCAGAACAGCTCTCCAGCCGATTCCCCCCTAATGCCCAAGTAGTCCTTGTAGTGTGCGGAGGAAACGTTTCAAACTCCGACCTCTGCAATTACGCGACCATCTTCGGCCCTTAA
- a CDS encoding methylenetetrahydrofolate--tRNA-(uracil(54)-C(5))-methyltransferase (FADH(2)-oxidizing) TrmFO — MAGSDAAVAAARIGVKVDLYEMRPNKMTPAHHTDRFAELVCSNSFGGQGISNAKGLLQAEMLAAGGLIISSAHSSRVPAGGALAVDRDSFSTEVTSVIERHSNITVHRKELKKLPPGIVVIASGPLTSESLAEAIQEIVGEKMLGFFDAASPVISHESVNMDVAFRKGRYDQTADYLNLPFNEEEYRRFYQALSKARKHVPHDWEKLEFFEGCIPIEELARRGYDTPRFGPMKPVGLEDPKSGERHFAVAQLRQEDTQGQMWSLVGFQTGLKWPDQKEILELIPGLENVEIVRYGVMHRNTYLNAPSLLRTNLALRANPRIFVAGVLAGTEGYLESSATGWLAGTNAALAALKEESVVPPEETMLGGLVRFLSTAETNNFQPMNANWGLVPAIGKQRGVSRKQRREKMFHRGYEAFRNWVKQVPLERYG, encoded by the coding sequence ATGGCTGGTTCTGATGCTGCTGTTGCGGCTGCCAGAATTGGCGTCAAAGTAGACCTTTACGAAATGCGTCCCAATAAAATGACTCCGGCTCACCATACAGACCGTTTTGCTGAGTTGGTGTGTTCGAATAGTTTCGGTGGTCAAGGCATTTCAAATGCAAAAGGGCTCCTGCAAGCTGAGATGCTAGCTGCTGGGGGGCTAATAATTTCTAGTGCTCATTCCTCAAGAGTGCCAGCAGGGGGAGCGCTAGCGGTTGATCGAGACTCTTTCAGCACAGAAGTTACCTCCGTCATCGAAAGGCATTCAAACATCACCGTGCATCGAAAGGAACTAAAGAAATTACCGCCCGGAATAGTTGTGATTGCTTCCGGCCCTCTCACCTCAGAATCACTTGCAGAAGCCATCCAGGAGATAGTGGGTGAAAAAATGCTAGGTTTTTTTGACGCCGCGTCTCCAGTAATTTCACACGAATCAGTCAACATGGATGTTGCCTTCCGTAAAGGCCGGTACGACCAAACTGCAGACTACTTAAACCTACCCTTTAACGAAGAAGAATATCGCCGTTTTTATCAAGCGTTATCCAAAGCTCGAAAACACGTACCTCATGACTGGGAGAAACTCGAGTTTTTCGAAGGGTGCATACCGATCGAAGAGTTAGCCCGAAGAGGCTATGACACCCCCCGCTTTGGACCGATGAAACCGGTAGGACTTGAGGATCCTAAGAGCGGCGAACGACATTTTGCAGTGGCTCAGCTACGGCAGGAAGACACTCAAGGTCAAATGTGGAGCCTAGTAGGTTTCCAGACCGGCCTTAAATGGCCTGACCAAAAAGAGATACTTGAGTTGATACCGGGCCTCGAAAATGTCGAGATAGTTCGATACGGTGTTATGCACCGTAATACCTATTTGAATGCCCCGTCCTTGCTGCGAACCAATTTAGCGCTTAGGGCTAACCCTAGGATCTTTGTTGCGGGTGTACTTGCTGGCACAGAAGGTTATCTTGAATCCAGTGCTACTGGTTGGCTAGCCGGTACTAACGCTGCTCTTGCAGCTCTAAAAGAAGAGTCTGTAGTCCCACCTGAGGAAACAATGCTCGGAGGCCTTGTTCGATTTTTATCTACGGCGGAAACTAATAACTTTCAACCCATGAATGCAAATTGGGGTTTAGTGCCTGCAATCGGTAAGCAAAGGGGAGTCAGTCGTAAACAGCGTAGGGAGAAAATGTTTCATCGGGGTTATGAAGCGTTTCGTAACTGGGTTAAACAGGTACCTTTGGAACGATACGGTTGA
- the aroE gene encoding shikimate dehydrogenase has translation MGVKHVVLLAHPSGHSLSPVMQNSAFKALGLSARYEAVDVPPKDLPTIVEELRNPKFVGANVTVPHKVSITKLVDELSQDASIVGAVNTVVRQGSKLVGHNTDGEGFLRGLADLNYEPTGDRVLLLGAGGAARAVAVSLLGREVESLSVYNRTLHKANDLVKDLSHIGPIKTLRSEEVSLELDRADLLVNATSVGMEKDGISDEEMPLPIGCFPKRGIVVDLVYRPERTRLLREAGKHGLVIQNGLPMLVYQGAGSIQKWFGQTPPTEEMFKAVLSALK, from the coding sequence ATGGGTGTAAAACATGTTGTATTACTAGCCCATCCTTCCGGACACAGCCTGAGTCCGGTTATGCAAAATTCTGCCTTTAAGGCTCTTGGGCTTTCGGCCCGCTATGAAGCCGTTGATGTTCCTCCCAAGGACCTCCCAACCATCGTTGAAGAATTGCGAAACCCTAAATTCGTTGGCGCTAATGTCACCGTACCTCATAAGGTTTCAATAACCAAACTGGTTGATGAGCTCAGTCAAGACGCCAGTATTGTGGGAGCAGTAAATACTGTTGTTCGGCAAGGAAGTAAGCTAGTTGGGCATAATACAGATGGTGAAGGGTTTTTACGAGGCCTTGCGGACTTGAATTATGAGCCGACAGGTGACCGAGTACTTCTTTTAGGCGCCGGAGGAGCCGCACGAGCAGTGGCGGTTTCTCTCCTAGGGCGAGAAGTTGAATCGCTTAGCGTATACAATCGTACGCTTCATAAGGCAAACGATCTCGTCAAAGATCTAAGTCATATAGGTCCAATTAAGACTTTGCGCTCAGAGGAGGTTAGCTTAGAATTAGACCGGGCAGATTTACTAGTCAACGCCACGTCTGTTGGCATGGAAAAAGACGGTATTAGTGATGAAGAGATGCCACTTCCAATCGGGTGCTTTCCGAAGCGGGGGATAGTCGTAGATTTAGTCTATCGGCCGGAACGGACTAGGTTATTAAGGGAGGCCGGCAAACATGGATTGGTTATTCAGAATGGGCTTCCTATGCTAGTTTATCAAGGAGCGGGGTCTATCCAAAAATGGTTTGGTCAGACCCCTCCAACGGAAGAAATGTTTAAAGCCGTACTTTCCGCTCTGAAATAG